From one Candidatus Eisenbacteria bacterium genomic stretch:
- a CDS encoding fused MFS/spermidine synthase produces MVTKQSVSTRLPILILFLFSGAAGLIYQVAWTRLLTLIFGSTVFAVSAVLTAFMGGLGLGSYIFGRLADRDIRILRLYGILEFAIGFYALLFGPLRHFIEVAIVAISQNWGLGFTPLTAFKFVFAVLLLLIPTVCMGATLPLLSRFLIRSMRLASREVAYLYSLNTTGAMLGTVLTGFFLIPLFGLKITLLIAVALNILVGSTALLMGQREKPHKDSKPAAAKVTHVEIKETPHSTKQSKPAYAIPQIRMAFIIMFFSGLFAMGYEVVWTRVLVLYMGSTNFTFTTMLATFLFGIAFGSLILGAFAPRIKNPLLLLALAEIIIGASIFLTIPALWKASQIMEGQSFRALTWTNYNLGKFCLCFLVMLLPTLLMGATFPLAVQVVIRSLSRIGQSVGKVYSINTVGAILGSAITGLLLLPTIGPAPTFVILAAGNIILGGCAVLFAGLPRIRWWAVAAAVPLVVLVMTQSSLSAMMRRTVVERISESGMISAEGDDLEAHVAVSENTYGKRLLWINGDVVARSTGGATGHNLLGHLPMLLARNNEEVLVIALGTGITAGSTSLYDPAVLDIVEISPLVLEYVSLFSEDNYSIHENPTVRFVVDDGRNYVQVTNNKYDVIGAEPLHPWKSGVANLYTKEYYKACQKILNPGGMVVQWIPLYGPSMDDIVDLTKTFHDVFPETSIWLFGGDFVLLGHSETFSIDIPELEARMSPAPITKDLKKVNVENPLDLLNHLLMGPKEVASFVEKGRVMSDWFPFIEYDGPRHVHQNTPRHRPPTSLNTILQALPDYRCSTADYIGKWPEEGQDSVSVLFEKQTQAWRLTLEGLVAQNLGMLEESSQKLGAALELAPWLGETSHYLSRTYAMIARNIYQQGGNQNINRANDIWKLALDLAPESPSLLYSVATCQEQLGKNEESILYWERLLSIMPPHASRVELAHSRLQRLRGILGK; encoded by the coding sequence ATGGTGACCAAACAGTCAGTTAGCACACGCCTTCCCATCCTCATCCTCTTCCTGTTCTCCGGCGCCGCCGGTTTGATCTATCAGGTCGCATGGACTCGCCTCCTCACCTTGATTTTTGGGAGTACCGTCTTTGCCGTGAGCGCCGTCCTAACGGCATTTATGGGTGGCCTTGGTTTGGGCAGCTATATCTTCGGCCGGCTTGCGGATCGCGATATCCGGATTCTCCGCCTCTATGGAATCCTCGAGTTCGCCATCGGTTTCTATGCCCTGCTCTTTGGCCCCCTGCGGCATTTTATTGAAGTAGCCATAGTCGCCATTTCTCAAAATTGGGGATTGGGCTTCACTCCGCTCACTGCATTTAAATTTGTGTTTGCCGTACTTCTCCTTCTTATCCCAACTGTCTGTATGGGAGCGACGCTTCCCTTGTTGTCACGATTCCTTATTCGATCAATGAGACTGGCGAGTCGAGAGGTAGCCTATCTCTATTCTCTAAATACTACGGGAGCGATGCTCGGCACTGTTCTCACCGGCTTTTTCCTTATCCCATTATTCGGTCTCAAAATCACACTTCTCATCGCTGTTGCACTTAATATCCTTGTCGGCTCGACCGCCCTATTGATGGGACAACGGGAGAAACCTCATAAAGATTCTAAACCGGCCGCAGCCAAAGTGACACACGTTGAGATCAAAGAAACTCCACATTCTACAAAACAAAGCAAACCTGCCTATGCTATCCCCCAGATCCGTATGGCCTTCATTATCATGTTCTTCTCCGGTCTCTTTGCGATGGGATATGAAGTGGTTTGGACCCGTGTTCTCGTGCTCTACATGGGAAGTACAAATTTTACATTTACCACTATGCTGGCGACATTTCTCTTCGGAATCGCCTTTGGGAGTCTTATTCTCGGCGCTTTTGCCCCTCGCATCAAAAACCCCCTTCTTCTCCTGGCATTGGCCGAAATCATCATCGGCGCCTCAATTTTTCTGACAATTCCCGCTTTATGGAAAGCCTCCCAAATTATGGAGGGCCAGAGCTTCAGGGCATTGACCTGGACAAATTATAATCTCGGAAAATTCTGTCTCTGTTTTCTCGTGATGCTCTTGCCGACCCTACTCATGGGAGCAACCTTTCCTTTGGCTGTACAGGTTGTCATCCGGTCTCTTAGTCGCATTGGCCAATCGGTGGGCAAGGTTTATAGCATTAATACCGTAGGTGCGATTTTGGGATCAGCGATTACCGGCCTCTTGTTGTTGCCGACCATCGGACCTGCGCCGACATTTGTAATTCTAGCTGCGGGGAATATTATTCTGGGTGGATGCGCGGTCCTCTTTGCCGGACTTCCAAGAATCCGCTGGTGGGCTGTGGCCGCTGCCGTTCCACTTGTTGTTCTTGTTATGACACAATCATCGTTGTCCGCCATGATGCGTCGGACCGTCGTTGAGCGAATCTCCGAATCAGGGATGATCAGCGCTGAAGGCGACGATCTCGAGGCCCATGTTGCCGTCAGCGAAAACACCTATGGTAAACGCTTGCTTTGGATCAATGGTGACGTTGTCGCCCGGTCCACCGGCGGGGCAACCGGGCATAACCTTCTCGGGCATTTGCCGATGTTGCTCGCCAGAAACAATGAAGAGGTTCTGGTTATAGCACTCGGCACTGGGATCACAGCGGGCAGCACCAGCTTATACGACCCCGCAGTATTGGATATTGTTGAGATTTCTCCTTTGGTTTTGGAATATGTCAGTTTGTTCAGCGAAGACAACTATAGCATTCACGAGAATCCAACGGTTCGATTCGTGGTCGATGATGGCAGAAATTATGTTCAAGTTACAAACAATAAATATGATGTCATCGGCGCCGAGCCCCTTCATCCGTGGAAAAGCGGCGTGGCGAATCTGTATACAAAAGAATATTACAAGGCGTGTCAGAAAATTTTGAATCCTGGCGGTATGGTCGTGCAATGGATTCCTCTTTATGGTCCATCCATGGACGATATCGTCGATCTCACAAAAACATTCCATGATGTCTTTCCTGAAACAAGCATCTGGCTTTTCGGCGGCGACTTTGTGCTTCTGGGACACAGCGAAACCTTTAGCATCGATATTCCTGAGCTTGAAGCGCGAATGAGCCCGGCCCCTATCACAAAGGATCTAAAAAAGGTCAATGTGGAGAATCCACTTGATCTCTTGAATCATCTCCTGATGGGCCCCAAAGAGGTTGCGTCATTTGTGGAGAAGGGCCGCGTGATGTCGGACTGGTTCCCCTTTATTGAATATGACGGCCCCCGGCATGTTCACCAGAACACGCCTCGCCACAGGCCACCGACATCTCTGAACACAATTCTGCAGGCATTGCCGGACTATCGCTGCAGCACCGCGGATTATATCGGGAAATGGCCGGAAGAGGGACAGGATTCCGTATCTGTTCTATTTGAAAAACAAACACAAGCTTGGCGATTGACGCTGGAAGGCTTGGTAGCACAAAACCTTGGAATGCTCGAGGAAAGCTCCCAGAAACTGGGCGCCGCCCTTGAATTGGCGCCATGGCTTGGGGAAACCAGCCATTACCTTTCCAGGACATATGCCATGATCGCTAGAAATATTTATCAGCAAGGCGGCAACCAAAATATTAACCGTGCCAATGATATTTGGAAGCTTGCGCTTGATTTGGCACCGGAGAGCCCCTCGCTGCTCTATTCTGTGGCCACTTGTCAGGAACAGCTGGGTAAGAACGAAGAATCAATTCTCTATTGGGAACGTCTTCTTTCAATTATGCCGCCGCATGCCTCGAGGGTTGAACTTGCACATTCCAGATTGCAGAGATTGCGGGGGATCCTGGGAAAATAG